The segment CGCCTTCGATGGCTTCGAATCCGAGATTCACTGAAGCGAAAGCACTGATCCGCTGAGTTTTCGAATCCGCCACGATCATCAGTTCCTGCAGCCAGTCACAGGAGATCCACCGCAAGCCCCTGGGTTTTCCCGACTGCGATGCCAGTGCGAAAAAATCCTGCTGCAGGTCATGCTCAAAGCGCTGAAACTGAGCGATGGCACTGGTGCTTTCAGCAATGGACGACCGATTTCCGGTCAGCAGAGTTCGCAGGAACTGAAACACAAAAATGACTCCGGACAGATGTCATGTCGGCTAATGGCAGCGATTCACCAGATCGGCAACTCTCGCAGATTGGTACATCACCAGCAGGATGCTGCCTATGAATGTCTTTGATGATCAGCCGGAATTCCGGTTAGGCAGATCGGGTAAAGTTTAACGGAGCTCCGGCGTGCTCACCTGTCCTGTCGTATCAGTGAATCGCTGATTTTACTGTTAAATCCGACACAACAAGCTTCATTCGTACAATCGATTCGAACCGATAAACCGGAATAATCGGTATATCCTGACCCAGACAAGCCGTCTGGATCGTTCCGGATCCCCCTGCCTCGGGGGATCATTGAGTCGCCGGCGAATTGGGAATTTGCGGCTTTCTGTGAATACAAGGCGCCGATTGGGGGGGTAGTCAGTTGTTCAGGCATGAGGATCTCCGTTGTGAGACATCATGGCTTTCTGGCCGTTGTGCTGGCAGGGACTGCGGCGGCGACGGGATGGATACTCAGTCATTCTGTGGTGGTGGATGCCTCTGAGGGGGAATCCTCATCGTATCAGCAGGTGTTTGCGCCGTCTGAACAGGACATCAAAGCGGCCGAAAATCGGGCCGGACTGCGGCTGAATTACTACGACGCACGCTGGAACCGTGTTTTGGGAGATCTTGCTGAATCTTCCAGGCTAAGTCTGGTGATGGATAAGGTGCCGCCGGGGCGGTTCGCTCGACGTGATCGAATGCGGTATACGACTGACGACTGTATTCGGATTCTGAACCGGGAACTGGCAGAGCCAGGCTTTCGCCTGGTCAGGCAGGGTCGGTTTCTGATTGTGCTCCGTCCCGATCAGGCACGAATCCACCATGCCCGGTAACCGTCTATAATCACTCAATCCGCTGTCGTCGGCAGTATGACGCGGAAAAACGGGGATAGTGTTCGCCGTGTCCCTCACATCGAAACCGGCCGACAGTCGTCGGGGTCGGACATAACGGTTTTGGAATATCGGAGGTCGCTGCGTTTTTCTGTGAGGCCGGATCACCCTGATTGAATTCGATCAAGGGTGTCCAGATTTCTCTGTGATGAGAGAACCGCCACTGTCGAAACTGCGTATTTGGTATGAGGTTCCATGTGCTGATTGCCACAACCCGCTGCGGTCGTTACACCAGACAAAGTCGGCATCCACCAGTGAAATGAAGTGTGCGTTGCAGGAGCGTTTGTGTGGCGACTTCTATGATTCCCAATTTGCAGCCGCGTCCGCCCCGAGCCCTGTCCTGGAGACTGGTGGCGAGTGTGTGTGGGGTGACGCTGTGTTGCTGGGTTCTGCACCCGGGGCAGCTGTTTTGGCAGGTTCCTCTGTCCGCAGCGACAGCAGAGGCGAGTCAGTCGACTGATGCCGGACAGACGCAGCGTTCGGAGTTGTCTGATTCCGGTGCAGTGGACGGCAGCAGCGCAGGACATGCTGCCGGTCACAAAGATCCGGTCGCCGAAGTTCTGCTGGCGATCTCCATCATCCTGCTGATGGCCAAAATCTCCGGAGATGTGTTTGAACGCCTGGGGATGCCGGCTGTGCTGGGAGAATTATCTGTCGGAATCCTGCTGGGCAACTGGCAGCTGATGACCGGGTCCGGATTCTTTGAGTTTTTTAAACCGAATCCGGACGACGCCCACGCCATGACCGGAAATATGCTGGACATGCTGTCACGAATCGGTGTGGTTCTGCTGCTGTTCGAAGTCGGTCTGGAATCTCGCGTCAAAGAAATGGCGTCCGTCGGTGTTTCATCACTGCTGGTGGCCATCATTGGTGTGATCGCCCCGATGACGCTCGGTGTTGGAGTTGGATATCTGCTGGTCAGTGAAGGGCCGTCGGACTGGCAGGTGCCCGCGTTTTTGGGGGCCACCCTGTGTGCCACCAGCGTGGGGATCACCGCCCGAGTTCTTAGAGACATTGGCAGGAGTAAAACACGTGAGTCCGGCATCATTTTGGGGGCCGCTGTCATCGACGACATTCTGGGTCTGGTCGTTCTGGCAGTTGTGTCCGGGGTGATTCACGAAGGCGATCATTTCGATGTAATGAGTTTGTTTCGAATTATCGGGCTGTCTGTGGCTTTTCTGGCCACCGCCCTGATTTTGGGTGCACTTCAGGTGCCGCGGATGATGTTTAAGGCTGCCAGTTTTCTGAGAGGTCACGGGCTGCTCGTCACCACAGCACTCACGATTTGTTTTCTGTTTTCCTGGGCTGCCAATCATCTGGCCGATCTGGCGACCATCATTGGAGCATTCGCGGCCGGACTTATTCTGGAAGGAGCTCACTACCAGGAAGCTGGTGAAAAATGGAAAAACCGCAGTCTGGAAGACGCTTTGGCGCCGCTCACCGCACTGCTGGTTCCTATTTTCTTTGTGGCCACCGGAATCGCGGTCGATCTGTCGATGTTCCGCGGAGCCGATACCTGGATCTTGGCTGCGGGACTCACGGTCGTGGCGATCATCGGAAAGCTTGTTTGCGGCTGGGGTGTTCGGGAACCGGGCATCAACAGACAGGCAGTGGGACTGGGCATGATCCCTCGTGGCGAAGTCGGTCTAATCTTTGCCGGAGTTGGCCGGGCGCTGGAAACGCCCGATGGACACGCCGTAGTGGACGACTCCACATTTTCGGCGATTGTGGTGATGGTCATGATCACCACCATGATCACTCCACCAATGCTCAAGCGGTCACTTGGCAG is part of the Fuerstiella sp. genome and harbors:
- a CDS encoding cation:proton antiporter; this encodes MATSMIPNLQPRPPRALSWRLVASVCGVTLCCWVLHPGQLFWQVPLSAATAEASQSTDAGQTQRSELSDSGAVDGSSAGHAAGHKDPVAEVLLAISIILLMAKISGDVFERLGMPAVLGELSVGILLGNWQLMTGSGFFEFFKPNPDDAHAMTGNMLDMLSRIGVVLLLFEVGLESRVKEMASVGVSSLLVAIIGVIAPMTLGVGVGYLLVSEGPSDWQVPAFLGATLCATSVGITARVLRDIGRSKTRESGIILGAAVIDDILGLVVLAVVSGVIHEGDHFDVMSLFRIIGLSVAFLATALILGALQVPRMMFKAASFLRGHGLLVTTALTICFLFSWAANHLADLATIIGAFAAGLILEGAHYQEAGEKWKNRSLEDALAPLTALLVPIFFVATGIAVDLSMFRGADTWILAAGLTVVAIIGKLVCGWGVREPGINRQAVGLGMIPRGEVGLIFAGVGRALETPDGHAVVDDSTFSAIVVMVMITTMITPPMLKRSLG